In a genomic window of Lonchura striata isolate bLonStr1 chromosome 4, bLonStr1.mat, whole genome shotgun sequence:
- the CEP135 gene encoding centrosomal protein of 135 kDa isoform X1: MSTNAERRFVNLRKRLNQLGYRHPLGVDSLPLVEKLFSDLVHTTESLRKAKFSSGKTEKECSNYDTILEPYKTENARLTRENNDLHLEILKLKEQSDRHVKDLKASLRRIEHETTDLKFLNNQYIHKIKMLEKETKAKTEKIQQLQEKNLQAVVQTPGGRRKSIPFRRQRMQIDQFVPPSGVSAYPVPQPEDPYIADLLQVADNRIQELQSEVTELQKKLETSESGMKKYSKQVEIRDKEIGRLMLALGGGRSHEVLSLESRTKSNEKLISCLNIQVDYLQKKNKELENHIQDLLDTKQNVTSEVVDLSNKNEELCQELNEIDHLAQQLERHKEIVLETADKEIGEAKKEIERQVSEIQDLQETITRLKSELCSCHKENERLNEELFGKTDEKGNLELLLNQLQQEKQRLTEKTENLERKERELVLEIERMRLDYGIALGDKSPSRLDAFVKTLEDDRDYYKRELDYLQKMVKLRPSPSRRTAEKSEELKSITRERDELRSVLDRFEKHMIEIQSNVKLLTAERDRLKVLYEQSQSELNRMRREAKHSFLSQSHTEEERDIALIDFKILMAEKESLEDKLKMHQEAADHEKSKLQHDVSELENNIKGLQIEKCELRTTVSILKEKINYLENELNLKSSKLAQTSDDSSQFKAEICSLQLLNDQHQKSIEDLQHRLSLKKDELLTAHDEIIKLKEIIDRLNQRSTSQEEAVSVLRSTISVLDKEKDSLQETVDEKTERIACLDDNLANREKTIAHLRLTLSELESSTDQMQDMLGNRDREISTLRRQLDTSQLELAEMGRVKEMALKENRRLQDDLATMARENQAISTELKDAIREKEEMKTRVHSYITEVSRFENLIASKEKENQELLERFQMLHTQAEGWEIKAHQAEGESSSIRLELLSVDTDRKHLRERVELLEKEIQGHIVAHQVYESQISSITKNMSRLEEDLKRENQDKASVLADLTSVRELCVKLEASKELLARQLTSKSMDYERVLGELEDTKSEGELLKKQLSSERLTVQNLETLLATSRDKEFQNQLMSQDKDTEIQLLKDKLTLAESKLSSNNREVSMLRSKLAQMQTDTDVLKRKLTTERFERERAIQEMRRHGLSTSSLQASPPLSSTLRSPSRSPERSAAGTTEQAAAEKNVTFKE; the protein is encoded by the exons ATGAGTACAAATGCAGAGCGAAGGTTTGTTAATCTCAGGAAACGCCTGAATCAGCTGGGCTATCGGCACCCACTGGGAGTGGACAGTTTACCTTTGGTGGAAAAGCTTTTCAG TGACTTAGTTCATACAACTGAGAGCTTGCGCAAAGCAAAGTTTTCTTCTGGAAAGACTGAGAAAGAATGCAGCAATTATGATACTATTTTGGAACCTTATAAAACAGAGAATGCTAGACTTACCAGGGAAAATAATGATCTACatttagaaatattaaaacTGAAAGAGCAGTCTGATCGTCATGTTAAAG ATTTGAAAGCCTCCTTAAGGAGGATTGAACATGAAACAACTGACTTGAAATTTCTGAATAACCAGTatatacataaaattaaaatgctggAAAAAGAGACCAAAGCCAAGACTGAAAAAATTCAGCAGCTTCAGGAGAAGAATCTGCAAGCAGTGGTGCAAACACCTG GTGGCAGGAGGAAAAGCATTCCCTTCAGGCGTCAGCGCATGCAGATAGACCAGTTTGTGCCCCCCTCAGGTGTCAGTGCCTACCCAGTGCCTCAGCCAGAGGACCCATACATTGCAGACCTTCTCCAGGTGGCTGATAATCG AATTCAAGAACTGCAGTCAGAAGTAACAGAACTACAGAAAAAACTGGAGACATCTGAAAGTGGAATGAAAAAGTATAGCAAACAG GTTGAGATACGAGACAAAGAAATTGGGCGCTTAATGCTGGCATTGGGTGGTGGGCGTTCTCATGAGGTTCTCTCTCTGGAATCAAGAACTAAAAGTAATGAGAAGCTTATTTCCTGCTTGAATATACAG GTTGattatcttcagaaaaaaaacaaagaacttGAAAATCACATTCAAGATCTCTTGGATACTAAACAAAATGTGACTAGTGAGGTAGTGGATTTAagcaataaaaatgaagaacTGTGTCAAGAACTGAATGAAATAGATCACTTGGCACAGCAGTTGGAAAGACACAAAGAAATAGTGCTTGAGACTGCAGATAAGGAAATAGGAGAAGCAAAG AAAGAAATTGAAAGACAAGTCAGTGAAATACAGGATCTACAAGAAACGATAACAAGGCTTAAATCa GAGTTGTGCTCATGTCATAAGGAGAATGAGAGACTGAATGAAGAACTCTTTGggaaaacagatgaaaaaggGAATCTTGAGCTGCTGTTAAACCAGCTTCAACAAGAGAAGCAAAGGCTGACAGAAAAAACAGAGAACTTAGAAAGAAAAG aacGAGAACTTGTCCTTGAAATTGAAAGAATGAGATTGGACTATGGTATTGCCCTAGGAGACAAATCTCCATCTCGTCTAGATGCATTTGTAAAGACCTTAGAAGATGACAGAGACTACTATAAGCGAGAATTAGACTATCTTCAGAAAATGGTAAAACTAAGGCCTAGCCCAAGCCGCAGGACTGCAGAGAAG AGCGAAGAGCTTAAATCAATCACTAGAGAAAGAGATGAGCTGCGGTCTGTGTTAGACAGATTTGAAAAACACATGATAGAAATTCAGTCCAATGTCAAATTATTGACTGCAGAAAGAGATAGATTAAAAGTTCTTTATGAGCAG TCTCAGAGTGAATTGAACAGGATGAGAAGAGAAGCAAAacacagttttctttctcaaagtcacacagaagaagaaagagacaTTGCACTGATTGACTTTAAAATACTaatggcagaaaaagaaagtcTTGAAGATAAATTAAAG ATGCATCAGGAAGCAGCAGACCATGAAAAATCAAAGCTGCAGCATGATGTTTCAGAACTGGAGAATAACATTAAAGGA CTTCAGATTGAAAAGTGTGAACTAAGGACTACAGTCTCtatcctgaaagaaaaaataaactatttgGAAAATGAGTTAAATCTGAAGTCAAGTAAACTTGCCCAGACTTCTGACGATTCTTCTCAATTTAAAGCTGAGATTTGCTCACTTCA GCTTTTAAATGACCAACACCAGAAGTCTATTGAAGATTTACAGCACAGATTGTCCCTCAAAAAGGATGAACTGCTGACAGCTCATGATGAAATTATAAAGCTGAAAGAGATAATAG ATAGGTTAAACCAGAGGAGCACGTCACAGGAAGAAGCAGTCAGTGTGCTGAGAAGTACAATTAGTGTTTTGGACAAAGAAAAGGACAGTCTTCAAGAAACCGTAgatgaaaaaacagaaagaattgCATGCTTAGATGACAACCTAGCTAACAGG gagaAAACAATTGCTCATTTACGTTTAACTCTCTCTGAGCTGGAGTCCTCAACAGA CCAGATGCAGGACATGCTGGGAAACAGAGACCGGGAGATATCCACCTTACGTCGCCAGCTTGATACATCCCAGCTAGAGCTTGCAGAAATGGGAAGAGTGAAGGAAATGGCTCTGAAAGAAAACAGGAGACTGCAAGATGACCTGGCTACAATGGCCAGAGAAAACCAG GCTATCAGTACCGAGCTTAAAGATGCAATAcgtgaaaaagaagaaatgaaaaccaGGGTTCATAGTTATATAACTGAAGTCTCCAGATTTGAGAACTTGATAGCTTCAAAG gaaaaagaaaaccaagaatTGTTAGAGAGGTTCCAGATGCTGCATACACAAGCTGAAGGCTGGGAAATAAAGGCTCATCAAGCTGAAGGAGAAAGCAGCTCCATACGACTGGAACTCCTTTCAGTAGATACGGATCGGAAACATCTTCGAGAGAGAGTAGAACTTCTGGAAAAAGAGATTCAAGGG caTATTGTTGCACATCAAGTATATGAGTCTCAGATCTCCTCCATAACCAAAAATATGTCCAGATTGGAAGAGGATCTTAAACGTGAAAATCAGGATAAGGCTTCTGTGTTGGCAGACCTCACTTCTGTGAGAGAACTCTGTGTGAAACTTGAGGCTAGCAAAGAACTTTTAGCTCGACAGCTGACATCCAAAAGCATGGATTATGAAAGG GTTCTAGGAGAATTAGAAGATACAAAATCAGAAGGAGAGTTGCTGAAAAAGCAGCTATCCAGTGAGAGACTTACAGTTCAGAATCTTGAAACGTTATTGGCTACTAGTAGAGACAAAGAATTTCAGAACCAATTAATGTCCCAAGACAAAGATACCGAAATTCAGTTACTGAAAGACAAGCTAACCCTGGCTGAGAGCAAACT AAGCAGCAATAATAGAGAGGTTTCCATGCTTCGAAGTAAACTTGCACAGATGCAGACTGACACTGatgttttaaaaaggaaacTGACTACTGAGCGATTTGAGCG GGAGCGAGCGATCCAGGAGATGCGGCGGCACGGCCTCTCCACCTCCTCGCTCCAGGCTTCGCCTCCGCTCAGCTCCACGCTGAGGTCGCCCTCGCGTTCTCCAGAGCGCAGCGCTGCAGGAACAACTGagcaagcagcagctgaaaa GAATGTGACCTTCAAGGAATAA
- the CEP135 gene encoding centrosomal protein of 135 kDa isoform X2 gives MSTNAERRFVNLRKRLNQLGYRHPLGVDSLPLVEKLFSDLVHTTESLRKAKFSSGKTEKECSNYDTILEPYKTENARLTRENNDLHLEILKLKEQSDRHVKDLKASLRRIEHETTDLKFLNNQYIHKIKMLEKETKAKTEKIQQLQEKNLQAVVQTPGGRRKSIPFRRQRMQIDQFVPPSGVSAYPVPQPEDPYIADLLQVADNRIQELQSEVTELQKKLETSESGMKKYSKQVEIRDKEIGRLMLALGGGRSHEVLSLESRTKSNEKLISCLNIQVDYLQKKNKELENHIQDLLDTKQNVTSEVVDLSNKNEELCQELNEIDHLAQQLERHKEIVLETADKEIGEAKKEIERQVSEIQDLQETITRLKSELCSCHKENERLNEELFGKTDEKGNLELLLNQLQQEKQRLTEKTENLERKERELVLEIERMRLDYGIALGDKSPSRLDAFVKTLEDDRDYYKRELDYLQKMVKLRPSPSRRTAEKSEELKSITRERDELRSVLDRFEKHMIEIQSNVKLLTAERDRLKVLYEQSQSELNRMRREAKHSFLSQSHTEEERDIALIDFKILMAEKESLEDKLKMHQEAADHEKSKLQHDVSELENNIKGLQIEKCELRTTVSILKEKINYLENELNLKSSKLAQTSDDSSQFKAEICSLQLLNDQHQKSIEDLQHRLSLKKDELLTAHDEIIKLKEIIDRLNQRSTSQEEAVSVLRSTISVLDKEKDSLQETVDEKTERIACLDDNLANREKTIAHLRLTLSELESSTDQMQDMLGNRDREISTLRRQLDTSQLELAEMGRVKEMALKENRRLQDDLATMARENQAISTELKDAIREKEEMKTRVHSYITEVSRFENLIASKEKENQELLERFQMLHTQAEGWEIKAHQAEGESSSIRLELLSVDTDRKHLRERVELLEKEIQGHIVAHQVYESQISSITKNMSRLEEDLKRENQDKASVLADLTSVRELCVKLEASKELLARQLTSKSMDYERVLGELEDTKSEGELLKKQLSSERLTVQNLETLLATSRDKEFQNQLMSQDKDTEIQLLKDKLTLAESKLICLSLKDI, from the exons ATGAGTACAAATGCAGAGCGAAGGTTTGTTAATCTCAGGAAACGCCTGAATCAGCTGGGCTATCGGCACCCACTGGGAGTGGACAGTTTACCTTTGGTGGAAAAGCTTTTCAG TGACTTAGTTCATACAACTGAGAGCTTGCGCAAAGCAAAGTTTTCTTCTGGAAAGACTGAGAAAGAATGCAGCAATTATGATACTATTTTGGAACCTTATAAAACAGAGAATGCTAGACTTACCAGGGAAAATAATGATCTACatttagaaatattaaaacTGAAAGAGCAGTCTGATCGTCATGTTAAAG ATTTGAAAGCCTCCTTAAGGAGGATTGAACATGAAACAACTGACTTGAAATTTCTGAATAACCAGTatatacataaaattaaaatgctggAAAAAGAGACCAAAGCCAAGACTGAAAAAATTCAGCAGCTTCAGGAGAAGAATCTGCAAGCAGTGGTGCAAACACCTG GTGGCAGGAGGAAAAGCATTCCCTTCAGGCGTCAGCGCATGCAGATAGACCAGTTTGTGCCCCCCTCAGGTGTCAGTGCCTACCCAGTGCCTCAGCCAGAGGACCCATACATTGCAGACCTTCTCCAGGTGGCTGATAATCG AATTCAAGAACTGCAGTCAGAAGTAACAGAACTACAGAAAAAACTGGAGACATCTGAAAGTGGAATGAAAAAGTATAGCAAACAG GTTGAGATACGAGACAAAGAAATTGGGCGCTTAATGCTGGCATTGGGTGGTGGGCGTTCTCATGAGGTTCTCTCTCTGGAATCAAGAACTAAAAGTAATGAGAAGCTTATTTCCTGCTTGAATATACAG GTTGattatcttcagaaaaaaaacaaagaacttGAAAATCACATTCAAGATCTCTTGGATACTAAACAAAATGTGACTAGTGAGGTAGTGGATTTAagcaataaaaatgaagaacTGTGTCAAGAACTGAATGAAATAGATCACTTGGCACAGCAGTTGGAAAGACACAAAGAAATAGTGCTTGAGACTGCAGATAAGGAAATAGGAGAAGCAAAG AAAGAAATTGAAAGACAAGTCAGTGAAATACAGGATCTACAAGAAACGATAACAAGGCTTAAATCa GAGTTGTGCTCATGTCATAAGGAGAATGAGAGACTGAATGAAGAACTCTTTGggaaaacagatgaaaaaggGAATCTTGAGCTGCTGTTAAACCAGCTTCAACAAGAGAAGCAAAGGCTGACAGAAAAAACAGAGAACTTAGAAAGAAAAG aacGAGAACTTGTCCTTGAAATTGAAAGAATGAGATTGGACTATGGTATTGCCCTAGGAGACAAATCTCCATCTCGTCTAGATGCATTTGTAAAGACCTTAGAAGATGACAGAGACTACTATAAGCGAGAATTAGACTATCTTCAGAAAATGGTAAAACTAAGGCCTAGCCCAAGCCGCAGGACTGCAGAGAAG AGCGAAGAGCTTAAATCAATCACTAGAGAAAGAGATGAGCTGCGGTCTGTGTTAGACAGATTTGAAAAACACATGATAGAAATTCAGTCCAATGTCAAATTATTGACTGCAGAAAGAGATAGATTAAAAGTTCTTTATGAGCAG TCTCAGAGTGAATTGAACAGGATGAGAAGAGAAGCAAAacacagttttctttctcaaagtcacacagaagaagaaagagacaTTGCACTGATTGACTTTAAAATACTaatggcagaaaaagaaagtcTTGAAGATAAATTAAAG ATGCATCAGGAAGCAGCAGACCATGAAAAATCAAAGCTGCAGCATGATGTTTCAGAACTGGAGAATAACATTAAAGGA CTTCAGATTGAAAAGTGTGAACTAAGGACTACAGTCTCtatcctgaaagaaaaaataaactatttgGAAAATGAGTTAAATCTGAAGTCAAGTAAACTTGCCCAGACTTCTGACGATTCTTCTCAATTTAAAGCTGAGATTTGCTCACTTCA GCTTTTAAATGACCAACACCAGAAGTCTATTGAAGATTTACAGCACAGATTGTCCCTCAAAAAGGATGAACTGCTGACAGCTCATGATGAAATTATAAAGCTGAAAGAGATAATAG ATAGGTTAAACCAGAGGAGCACGTCACAGGAAGAAGCAGTCAGTGTGCTGAGAAGTACAATTAGTGTTTTGGACAAAGAAAAGGACAGTCTTCAAGAAACCGTAgatgaaaaaacagaaagaattgCATGCTTAGATGACAACCTAGCTAACAGG gagaAAACAATTGCTCATTTACGTTTAACTCTCTCTGAGCTGGAGTCCTCAACAGA CCAGATGCAGGACATGCTGGGAAACAGAGACCGGGAGATATCCACCTTACGTCGCCAGCTTGATACATCCCAGCTAGAGCTTGCAGAAATGGGAAGAGTGAAGGAAATGGCTCTGAAAGAAAACAGGAGACTGCAAGATGACCTGGCTACAATGGCCAGAGAAAACCAG GCTATCAGTACCGAGCTTAAAGATGCAATAcgtgaaaaagaagaaatgaaaaccaGGGTTCATAGTTATATAACTGAAGTCTCCAGATTTGAGAACTTGATAGCTTCAAAG gaaaaagaaaaccaagaatTGTTAGAGAGGTTCCAGATGCTGCATACACAAGCTGAAGGCTGGGAAATAAAGGCTCATCAAGCTGAAGGAGAAAGCAGCTCCATACGACTGGAACTCCTTTCAGTAGATACGGATCGGAAACATCTTCGAGAGAGAGTAGAACTTCTGGAAAAAGAGATTCAAGGG caTATTGTTGCACATCAAGTATATGAGTCTCAGATCTCCTCCATAACCAAAAATATGTCCAGATTGGAAGAGGATCTTAAACGTGAAAATCAGGATAAGGCTTCTGTGTTGGCAGACCTCACTTCTGTGAGAGAACTCTGTGTGAAACTTGAGGCTAGCAAAGAACTTTTAGCTCGACAGCTGACATCCAAAAGCATGGATTATGAAAGG GTTCTAGGAGAATTAGAAGATACAAAATCAGAAGGAGAGTTGCTGAAAAAGCAGCTATCCAGTGAGAGACTTACAGTTCAGAATCTTGAAACGTTATTGGCTACTAGTAGAGACAAAGAATTTCAGAACCAATTAATGTCCCAAGACAAAGATACCGAAATTCAGTTACTGAAAGACAAGCTAACCCTGGCTGAGAGCAAACT CATATGCCTGTCTTTGAAGGACATATAA